From one Streptomyces sp. SCSIO 30461 genomic stretch:
- a CDS encoding ferritin-like domain-containing protein, protein MLSARSLFQEILDSDDSYQLFCSIAASGETQGGWENGRIAALVPASMDELAPKITRHGADEDKHGRIFNGLLKKRGLDPVAVPPETDYTMLLERHGIGLAHDKLRQDERLSERDIIVYLSHSRVTEQRAADQMDMLVKYFGDHPEVGKAIRQICNDEDNHLAYCHEELLRLAYAGHGRVIQSTLRECALTEITVYRDVSLAVMSHMGRLLRWPKAKSAVLAAGIHAMYAYERAGGWRRMVSLRMPERRNALGGPATAAPVI, encoded by the coding sequence ATGCTCTCGGCCCGAAGCCTGTTCCAGGAAATCCTCGACAGTGATGACTCCTACCAGCTCTTCTGCTCGATCGCGGCCAGCGGCGAGACCCAGGGCGGCTGGGAGAACGGCAGGATCGCCGCGCTGGTGCCCGCCTCCATGGACGAGCTCGCCCCGAAGATCACCCGGCACGGTGCCGACGAGGACAAGCACGGGAGGATCTTCAACGGGCTGCTGAAGAAGCGGGGCCTCGACCCGGTCGCCGTCCCGCCGGAGACGGACTACACGATGCTCCTCGAGCGCCATGGGATCGGCCTCGCCCACGACAAGCTGCGCCAGGACGAGCGCCTCAGCGAGCGGGACATCATCGTCTACCTCTCCCACAGCCGGGTCACCGAACAGCGTGCTGCGGACCAGATGGACATGCTGGTGAAGTACTTCGGCGACCATCCCGAGGTCGGCAAGGCGATCCGGCAGATCTGCAACGACGAGGACAACCATCTGGCCTACTGCCACGAAGAGCTGCTCCGCCTCGCCTACGCCGGGCACGGCCGCGTCATCCAGAGCACGCTGCGGGAGTGCGCTCTCACCGAGATCACCGTCTACCGGGACGTCAGCCTCGCCGTGATGTCCCATATGGGGAGACTGCTGCGCTGGCCCAAGGCCAAGTCTGCCGTGCTCGCCGCGGGTATCCACGCGATGTACGCCTACGAGCGGGCCGGCGGCTGGCGGCGCATGGTGAGCCTGAGAATGCCCGAACGGCGCAACGCCCTCGGCGGTCCGGCGACCGCAGCTCCCGTCATCTGA
- a CDS encoding LLM class F420-dependent oxidoreductase, which translates to MRLGINLGYWGAGMDGDNLAVAQEADRLGYDVCWAAEAYGSDAPTVLAWVAAQTESIDVGSAIFQIPARQPTMTAMTAATLDTLSGGRFRLGLGVSGPQVSEGWYGVKFDKPLARTREYVEIVRKAMTRERLSYEGEHWTLPLPGGPGKPIKLTVHPEREHIPVYIAAIGPKNLEQTGEIADGALLVFAAAEHIEDTAISHIRAGREKAGKTMEGFDVCPTLPIALGDDVQGLADMFRPYTALYVGGMGSRKQNFYNQLAQRMGYEKEAAEIQEKYLSGDKNGAAAAVPHELVDSTALLGPVERIAERMQAYAAAGVTTLTLAPAGFTRDERLAALRAGTDALERAGLA; encoded by the coding sequence ATGCGGCTCGGCATCAATCTCGGCTACTGGGGAGCCGGCATGGACGGCGACAACCTCGCCGTCGCGCAGGAGGCGGACCGCCTCGGCTATGACGTGTGCTGGGCCGCTGAGGCGTACGGCTCCGACGCGCCGACCGTGCTGGCCTGGGTCGCTGCCCAGACCGAGAGCATCGACGTCGGCTCCGCGATCTTCCAGATCCCCGCCCGCCAGCCCACGATGACCGCCATGACCGCGGCCACCCTCGACACCCTCTCCGGTGGGCGCTTCCGCCTGGGCCTCGGTGTCTCCGGGCCGCAGGTCTCCGAGGGCTGGTACGGGGTGAAGTTCGACAAGCCGCTCGCCCGCACCCGCGAGTACGTCGAGATCGTCCGCAAGGCCATGACCCGCGAGCGCCTCAGCTACGAGGGCGAGCACTGGACCCTCCCGCTGCCGGGCGGCCCTGGCAAGCCCATCAAGCTGACCGTGCACCCCGAGCGTGAGCACATCCCGGTCTACATCGCCGCCATCGGCCCCAAGAACCTGGAGCAGACCGGTGAGATCGCGGATGGTGCCCTGCTGGTCTTCGCGGCCGCCGAGCACATCGAGGACACGGCGATCAGCCACATCCGCGCGGGTCGCGAGAAGGCCGGCAAGACCATGGAGGGCTTCGACGTCTGCCCGACCCTCCCGATCGCGCTCGGTGACGACGTCCAGGGTCTCGCCGACATGTTCCGCCCGTACACGGCGCTCTACGTCGGAGGCATGGGCAGCCGGAAGCAGAATTTCTACAACCAGCTCGCCCAGCGCATGGGATACGAGAAGGAAGCCGCGGAGATCCAGGAGAAGTACCTCTCCGGTGACAAGAACGGCGCGGCCGCGGCCGTGCCGCACGAGTTGGTCGACTCGACGGCGCTGCTCGGCCCCGTCGAGCGGATCGCCGAGCGGATGCAGGCGTACGCGGCGGCCGGGGTCACCACGCTGACCCTCGCCCCCGCGGGCTTCACCCGGGACGAGCGGCTGGCCGCCCTGCGGGCCGGCACCGACGCCCTCGAGCGCGCCGGGCTCGCGTGA
- a CDS encoding aldo/keto reductase, translated as MEQRHLGRTGLRVSRIGLGTLTWGRDTDEHAAAEQLKAFWEEGGTLVDTADVYGGGEAEYLLGRLMERLVPRRDLVVATKAGSVLEPDRRFDCSRGHLLAALDASLERLGTDHVDLWQVHAFDPLTPLEETLQALDLAVSSGRARYAGVSNFCGWQLAKAATWQQAAAGMRTRLASTQMEYSLLQRGVEREVLPAALDLGVGLLPSSPLGRGVLTGKYRSGTPSDSRGASETMGAFVEPYLDDTASRIVDAVATAADGLATTPLEVALAWVRDRPGVVAPIVGARTTKQLEAALSVEGLSLPDEICQALDDVSAPVHRYPDQDWSTL; from the coding sequence ATGGAGCAGAGGCATCTCGGCCGTACCGGCCTGCGTGTGTCCCGGATCGGGCTAGGCACCCTCACCTGGGGCCGGGACACCGACGAGCACGCCGCCGCCGAGCAGTTGAAGGCCTTCTGGGAGGAGGGCGGCACGCTGGTCGACACAGCCGATGTCTACGGCGGCGGTGAGGCCGAGTACCTGCTCGGCCGGCTCATGGAGCGGCTGGTCCCGCGGCGTGATCTGGTCGTCGCGACGAAGGCCGGCAGCGTGCTGGAGCCGGACCGCAGGTTCGACTGCTCGCGCGGTCATCTGCTGGCTGCCCTGGACGCGTCCCTTGAGCGCCTCGGCACCGATCACGTCGACCTCTGGCAGGTCCATGCCTTCGACCCGCTGACCCCTCTGGAAGAGACCCTCCAGGCTTTGGACCTCGCGGTGAGCAGCGGACGCGCGAGATACGCGGGTGTGTCGAACTTCTGCGGCTGGCAGTTGGCGAAGGCGGCGACCTGGCAGCAGGCCGCCGCAGGAATGCGGACGCGTCTGGCGAGCACCCAGATGGAGTACTCACTGCTGCAACGCGGGGTTGAGCGCGAGGTGCTGCCGGCCGCGCTGGACCTGGGTGTGGGGCTGCTGCCGTCGTCTCCGCTGGGTCGCGGGGTGCTCACGGGCAAGTACCGGTCCGGGACTCCCTCGGACTCGCGCGGGGCGTCGGAGACGATGGGGGCCTTCGTCGAGCCCTATCTCGACGACACGGCGAGTCGCATCGTGGACGCGGTCGCGACGGCGGCCGACGGGCTGGCGACGACCCCGCTGGAGGTGGCGCTCGCCTGGGTACGCGACCGTCCCGGGGTGGTCGCTCCGATCGTCGGGGCCCGGACCACGAAGCAGCTAGAGGCGGCACTGTCAGTGGAGGGTCTTAGTCTTCCTGACGAAATCTGCCAGGCGCTCGACGATGTGTCGGCGCCCGTGCACCGCTATCCCGACCAGGACTGGAGCACGCTGTGA
- a CDS encoding helix-hairpin-helix domain-containing protein, with amino-acid sequence MTAQPGAIPGPPEDEHQDAAASDVPGAAEADAEAADPDVPGAAEADAEAADPDVPGAAEADAEAADPDVPGAAEADAEAADPDVPGAAEADAEAADPDGKRTDAGELSDAEVELAAHRELRARIEQRKAGKPGPIEAGAKLSGTAADLLAAVRAVESGQKVSGPLFERPTSPRSPAASSVPPPVRPRTPEPEQGPRGPGAAAVAAVLEVLVSGGAPEGLAERVAGVLGEQAAQLLRDDPWRLLAVPGVRPEQADGFARALLGAECGPGDGRRAVGLVSWLLEQAARQGHTALEAAAVREALGARSVPDPDEALKQVITEGAVLVFQDGLDYGAEDEGEGEGAGGEEGAGAAGHGGAAIGPERPSVPVLVGLDRYALAEESLADGLARLVRTGLGDADWEGPDLVRAVGGHGLVVHTGGEAARAEVLALVEAARAHGLRAMVTTHSENGRRRSGDADAVTLRGLLSGVEGPGRDADGGLAVDVLAVLDASQLDVESAAMLVESLPDGSRLVLSGDPGVLGPAGAGQVFADVLAARVCPQIASRVPDPGPIGELVSGIGIGELNQVAAPGKEVVIVPVRDASEAVHRTVQLVADSVPRAIGVPPERTQVITVGHGGSAGTRALNAALKERLNPGPGRFGGFDPGDRVAYAPSPGRVLCGTVLSADAEGLRVEGEGAAIAVPREQVGSALRHGWALTAHQAAGSRWPAAVVVLPGDAAQGLSRPWVYTAFSRGERHLSVVHGVEQALVHAVAHVPAQARTTRLRTLLEGLLAAPDE; translated from the coding sequence GTGACTGCGCAACCCGGGGCGATCCCCGGTCCCCCGGAGGACGAGCACCAGGACGCAGCGGCCTCGGACGTCCCGGGCGCCGCAGAGGCCGACGCGGAGGCTGCGGACCCGGACGTCCCGGGCGCCGCAGAGGCCGACGCGGAGGCTGCGGACCCGGACGTCCCGGGCGCCGCAGAGGCCGACGCGGAGGCTGCGGACCCGGACGTCCCGGGCGCCGCAGAGGCCGACGCGGAGGCTGCGGACCCGGACGTCCCGGGCGCCGCAGAGGCCGACGCGGAGGCTGCGGACCCGGACGGCAAGCGGACCGACGCGGGGGAGCTCTCCGATGCCGAGGTCGAGCTCGCGGCGCACCGGGAGCTGCGGGCGAGGATCGAGCAGCGCAAGGCGGGGAAGCCCGGGCCGATCGAGGCGGGGGCGAAGCTGAGCGGGACGGCCGCCGACCTGCTGGCGGCGGTGCGTGCGGTGGAGAGCGGACAGAAGGTCTCGGGCCCGCTGTTCGAACGGCCGACCTCGCCCCGGTCGCCGGCCGCGTCGTCCGTGCCGCCACCGGTGCGGCCCCGGACACCTGAGCCGGAACAAGGCCCGCGCGGACCTGGTGCGGCGGCGGTGGCCGCGGTACTGGAGGTGCTCGTGTCGGGGGGCGCGCCCGAGGGACTCGCGGAGCGGGTCGCCGGGGTGCTCGGGGAGCAAGCCGCACAGCTGCTGCGCGACGATCCCTGGCGGTTGCTGGCCGTGCCGGGCGTCCGACCGGAACAGGCCGACGGTTTCGCCCGGGCGCTGCTCGGTGCCGAGTGTGGTCCGGGTGACGGACGCCGTGCGGTGGGCCTGGTGAGCTGGCTCCTGGAGCAGGCCGCGCGACAGGGCCACACCGCTCTGGAGGCGGCTGCCGTGCGCGAGGCACTCGGCGCCCGCTCCGTGCCCGACCCTGACGAGGCGCTGAAGCAGGTCATCACCGAGGGTGCCGTTCTGGTGTTCCAGGACGGGCTGGACTACGGCGCCGAGGACGAGGGAGAAGGAGAAGGGGCCGGAGGAGAGGAAGGGGCCGGGGCGGCGGGGCACGGCGGTGCCGCTATCGGACCGGAGCGGCCGAGTGTGCCGGTACTCGTCGGCCTCGACCGCTACGCCCTGGCGGAGGAGAGCCTTGCCGACGGTCTCGCCCGGCTGGTCAGGACGGGCCTGGGTGATGCCGACTGGGAAGGGCCCGATCTGGTGCGGGCGGTCGGCGGCCACGGCTTGGTCGTGCACACAGGTGGTGAGGCGGCGCGGGCCGAGGTGCTGGCGCTGGTCGAGGCGGCGCGGGCGCACGGGCTACGCGCGATGGTCACGACCCACAGTGAGAACGGCCGCCGTCGGTCGGGGGACGCCGACGCGGTCACCTTGCGGGGGCTGCTCTCCGGGGTCGAAGGTCCCGGTCGCGACGCCGACGGTGGCCTCGCAGTCGATGTGCTGGCCGTCCTGGACGCGTCGCAGCTCGACGTCGAGTCCGCCGCGATGCTGGTGGAGTCCCTTCCGGACGGCAGCAGGCTGGTCCTGAGCGGGGATCCGGGCGTGCTGGGCCCGGCAGGCGCGGGACAGGTGTTCGCGGATGTGCTGGCGGCCCGGGTGTGCCCGCAGATCGCCTCGCGGGTGCCCGACCCCGGTCCGATCGGGGAGTTGGTCTCGGGCATCGGGATCGGCGAGCTGAACCAGGTGGCGGCCCCCGGCAAGGAGGTCGTGATCGTCCCGGTGCGGGACGCGTCCGAAGCCGTGCACCGTACGGTCCAGCTGGTCGCGGACTCGGTGCCGCGGGCGATCGGCGTACCACCGGAGCGGACCCAGGTGATCACGGTCGGGCACGGCGGATCCGCGGGGACCCGCGCGCTCAACGCGGCGCTCAAGGAACGGCTCAATCCAGGACCCGGTCGTTTCGGCGGCTTCGACCCGGGTGACCGGGTGGCGTATGCGCCGAGTCCTGGACGGGTCCTGTGCGGCACGGTCCTCTCGGCCGATGCGGAGGGGCTGCGCGTCGAGGGCGAGGGGGCAGCCATCGCCGTCCCCCGGGAGCAGGTCGGCTCGGCGCTGCGGCACGGCTGGGCGCTCACGGCGCACCAGGCGGCGGGCAGCCGCTGGCCCGCCGCGGTCGTCGTGCTCCCAGGCGACGCGGCGCAGGGCCTGAGCCGGCCCTGGGTCTACACCGCTTTCAGCCGCGGTGAGCGGCACCTCTCGGTGGTCCATGGTGTGGAGCAGGCCCTGGTGCACGCGGTCGCTCATGTCCCGGCACAGGCCCGTACGACCCGGCTGCGCACCCTGCTGGAGGGGCTGCTCGCCGCGCCGGACGAGTAG
- a CDS encoding DUF5703 family protein — MPEYEFVDVYVPRGVSRTEAARLLTDHAEYGHWELDRLSLRRDGSRKVRLRRRIIRQVRATW; from the coding sequence ATGCCGGAATACGAATTTGTCGACGTGTATGTGCCACGCGGAGTCTCCCGCACGGAGGCCGCCCGTCTGCTGACCGACCATGCGGAGTACGGCCACTGGGAGTTGGACCGACTGAGTCTTCGCCGGGACGGCAGCCGCAAGGTGCGGCTTCGGCGGCGCATCATCCGCCAGGTACGCGCCACGTGGTGA
- a CDS encoding chaplin family protein — MRQVARKGLITMAAAGGLIALSGGYAQAHGGADANGSASNSPGVLSGNAVQVPVHVPVNVCGNTVSVIGLLNPAFGNRCANGSGDSAEGGSGAHAEGGTTNSPGVLSGNTVQVPVDVPVNACGNSVSVIGLGNAAVGNACGNGADVPGEPGEPGEPGEPGEPGEPGEPGTPNEPNEPGTPNEPGEPGTPNEPGEPGTPNEPGEPGTPNEPGAPNTPGTNTSTPPRATDQLAHTGAGALGFVLPAGAALLGGAVIYRKARASA, encoded by the coding sequence ATGCGACAGGTCGCGCGAAAAGGCCTGATCACCATGGCTGCCGCGGGCGGATTGATCGCTCTGAGCGGTGGCTACGCACAGGCGCACGGTGGCGCTGACGCCAACGGCAGTGCGTCCAATTCACCGGGTGTCCTCTCCGGCAACGCGGTCCAGGTTCCGGTGCACGTTCCGGTGAACGTCTGCGGCAACACGGTCTCCGTGATCGGGCTGCTGAACCCGGCATTCGGGAACCGCTGTGCAAACGGCTCGGGCGACAGCGCCGAAGGGGGTAGCGGAGCCCACGCCGAAGGCGGGACGACGAACTCACCGGGCGTCCTCTCGGGCAACACCGTTCAGGTCCCCGTCGATGTCCCCGTGAACGCGTGCGGGAACAGCGTGTCGGTCATCGGCCTCGGCAATGCCGCCGTCGGCAATGCCTGCGGCAACGGTGCCGACGTTCCCGGTGAGCCGGGGGAACCGGGGGAGCCGGGGGAGCCGGGGGAGCCGGGTGAGCCGGGGGAGCCCGGAACGCCGAATGAGCCGAATGAGCCTGGAACGCCGAATGAGCCGGGTGAGCCCGGAACGCCGAATGAGCCGGGTGAGCCCGGAACGCCGAATGAGCCGGGTGAGCCCGGAACGCCGAATGAGCCGGGAGCTCCGAATACCCCGGGCACCAACACGAGCACTCCGCCCAGGGCCACGGACCAGCTCGCGCACACCGGTGCGGGCGCGCTCGGTTTCGTGCTTCCTGCGGGTGCCGCGCTGCTCGGCGGTGCGGTCATCTACCGCAAGGCTCGCGCCTCGGCGTGA
- the chpH gene encoding chaplin ChpH has translation MIKKVVAVAAATGGLVLAGAGMAVADSGAQGAAMQSPGVLSGNVIQAPIHVPVNVCGNTVSVIGLLNPAFGNYCQNA, from the coding sequence ATGATCAAGAAGGTCGTCGCTGTTGCGGCTGCCACCGGTGGTCTGGTTCTCGCGGGTGCGGGGATGGCCGTCGCCGATTCGGGTGCTCAGGGTGCCGCGATGCAGTCCCCGGGTGTGCTTTCCGGCAACGTCATCCAGGCGCCGATCCACGTTCCGGTGAACGTCTGCGGCAACACGGTCTCCGTGATCGGGCTGCTGAACCCGGCCTTCGGCAACTACTGCCAGAACGCGTGA
- a CDS encoding M20/M25/M40 family metallo-hydrolase: protein MSESSTGRTISGEDEVVDLCRDLIRIDTSNYGDHSGPGERAAAEYVAEKLAEVGLEPKIIESHKGRASTVARIEGEDPSRPALLIHGHTDVVPANAEDWTHHPFSGEIAEGCVWGRGAVDMKDMDAMTLAVVRDRLRSGRRPPRDVVLAFLADEEAGGLYGARYLVDRHRDLFEGVTEAIGEVGGFSFTVNENLRLYLVETAQKGMHWMRLTVGGTAGHGSMTNDDNAITELCEAVGRLGRHTWPVRVTKTVRSFLDELSDALGTPLDPEDMDATLAKLGGIAKMIGATLRNSAAPTMLGAGYKVNVIPGQATAHVDGRFLPGHEEEFLADLDRLLGPRVKREDVHADRALETSFDGDLVDAMQSALKAEDPIARAVPYMLSGGTDAKSFDDLGIRCFGFAPLKLPPELDFAGMFHGVDERVPVDGLKFGVRVLDRFLDAS, encoded by the coding sequence GTGAGCGAGTCGAGCACCGGCCGGACGATCTCCGGCGAGGACGAGGTCGTCGACCTCTGTCGCGATCTGATCAGGATCGACACCAGCAACTACGGGGACCACTCGGGGCCGGGGGAGCGTGCCGCCGCCGAGTACGTCGCGGAGAAGCTCGCCGAGGTCGGGCTTGAGCCGAAGATCATCGAGTCCCACAAGGGGCGGGCTTCCACCGTTGCGCGGATCGAGGGCGAGGACCCGTCCCGGCCCGCGTTGCTGATCCACGGCCACACCGATGTCGTGCCGGCCAACGCCGAGGACTGGACCCACCACCCCTTCTCCGGGGAGATCGCCGAAGGCTGCGTCTGGGGGCGTGGTGCGGTGGACATGAAGGACATGGACGCGATGACGCTCGCGGTGGTACGGGACCGGCTGCGCAGCGGCCGGCGGCCCCCGCGTGACGTCGTCCTCGCCTTTCTCGCCGACGAGGAGGCCGGCGGCCTCTATGGGGCGCGGTATCTCGTCGACCGGCACCGGGACCTCTTCGAGGGAGTCACGGAGGCCATCGGTGAGGTCGGGGGCTTCTCCTTCACCGTGAACGAGAACCTGCGGCTCTATCTGGTCGAGACGGCCCAGAAAGGCATGCACTGGATGCGGCTCACGGTCGGCGGCACCGCGGGGCACGGCTCGATGACCAACGACGACAACGCCATCACGGAGCTGTGCGAGGCGGTCGGCAGGCTCGGACGGCACACCTGGCCGGTACGGGTCACCAAGACCGTCCGGTCCTTCCTGGACGAGCTGTCCGACGCGCTGGGTACCCCGCTCGACCCCGAGGACATGGACGCCACCCTCGCCAAGCTCGGCGGGATCGCCAAGATGATCGGTGCGACGCTGCGCAATTCGGCCGCGCCCACCATGCTCGGCGCCGGGTACAAGGTGAACGTGATCCCGGGACAGGCCACCGCCCACGTCGACGGGCGGTTCCTGCCCGGCCACGAGGAGGAGTTCCTGGCCGATCTCGACAGGCTCCTCGGGCCGCGGGTGAAGCGTGAGGACGTACACGCGGACAGAGCGCTGGAGACCAGTTTCGACGGCGATCTCGTGGACGCGATGCAGTCGGCGCTGAAGGCGGAGGACCCCATCGCGCGGGCCGTCCCGTACATGCTCTCCGGAGGTACCGACGCCAAGTCCTTCGACGACCTCGGGATTCGCTGTTTCGGTTTCGCGCCGCTCAAGCTTCCGCCCGAACTGGACTTCGCGGGCATGTTCCACGGCGTGGACGAGCGTGTACCGGTCGATGGGCTGAAGTTCGGTGTCCGGGTGCTGGACCGGTTCCTCGACGCGAGCTGA
- a CDS encoding pseudouridine synthase → MGRRRRTAPVAPLPQRDGVDPVRIRLPADPEGAWPTVRDHLVERFGTAVGVAKVEAMLRDGRFVSAEGPVAADEPYTAGRLLWFHRDFAAEERVPFEVGIVHRDERVVIADKPHFLATTPRGRHITETALARLRRDLGLSALQPAHRIDRMTAGLVLFVVRPEDRGAYQTLFRDRRVRKEYEAVAPYDPGVALPVAVRSRIEKVRGVLAAREVPGMPNSESRIELLEHRGGLGRYRLVPSTGRTHQLRVHMNRLGLPILNDPLYPEVRDVQDAEPEGGADYSRPLQLLARSLEFIDPVTGRACGFESRRSLAAW, encoded by the coding sequence GTGGGACGCAGACGACGAACGGCGCCGGTGGCGCCGCTGCCGCAGCGGGACGGAGTCGATCCCGTGCGCATCCGCCTGCCCGCGGACCCCGAGGGGGCCTGGCCGACGGTGCGGGATCACCTCGTCGAGCGGTTCGGGACGGCGGTGGGTGTCGCGAAGGTGGAGGCGATGCTGCGCGACGGGCGGTTCGTCTCGGCGGAGGGTCCGGTCGCCGCGGACGAGCCCTACACCGCGGGTCGCCTGCTGTGGTTCCACCGCGACTTCGCCGCCGAGGAGCGCGTGCCGTTCGAGGTGGGGATCGTGCACCGCGACGAGCGCGTGGTGATCGCCGACAAACCGCACTTCCTCGCAACCACTCCGCGCGGACGGCATATCACCGAGACGGCGCTCGCCCGGCTGCGGCGGGATCTGGGGCTGTCGGCACTGCAGCCCGCGCACCGGATCGACCGGATGACCGCGGGTCTCGTGCTGTTCGTCGTGCGGCCGGAGGACCGCGGGGCGTACCAGACCCTGTTCCGGGATCGGCGGGTGCGCAAGGAGTACGAGGCGGTGGCGCCGTACGACCCGGGGGTCGCCTTGCCGGTGGCCGTCCGCAGCCGGATCGAGAAGGTGCGGGGAGTGCTCGCCGCCCGCGAGGTACCCGGCATGCCGAACAGCGAGAGCCGGATCGAGCTGCTGGAGCACCGTGGCGGGCTCGGCCGGTACCGGCTTGTGCCGTCGACCGGACGGACCCACCAGCTGCGGGTGCATATGAACCGACTGGGGCTGCCCATCCTGAACGACCCGCTGTATCCGGAGGTGCGGGACGTTCAGGATGCGGAGCCTGAGGGCGGGGCGGACTACTCCCGGCCGTTGCAGCTGCTCGCACGGTCGCTGGAGTTCATCGATCCGGTCACCGGGCGCGCGTGCGGCTTCGAGAGCCGGAGGTCGCTCGCGGCCTGGTGA
- a CDS encoding S-(hydroxymethyl)mycothiol dehydrogenase: MPQQVRGVVAPGRNEPVQVMEISIPDPGPGEAVVQIQACGVCHTDLHYKQGGISDDFPFLLGHEAAGIVESTGPGVTDVAPGDFVILNWRAVCGRCRACLRGRPWYCFDTHNAAQKMSLASGPQAGRELSPALGIGAFAEKTLVASGQCTKVDPEVAPAVAGLLGCGVMAGIGAAINTGNVGRGDSVAVIGCGGVGDAAIAGSRLAGAARIIAIDIDDRKLETARAMGATHTVNSRTTDPVDAVRELTGGFGADVVIEAVGTPETYRQAFYARDLAGTVVLVGVPTPEMKLEIPLLDVFGRGGALKSSWYGDCLPSRDFPMLIDLHRQGRIDLGAFVTETIGLGDVEKAFARMHEGDVLRSVVVF, encoded by the coding sequence ATGCCGCAGCAGGTCCGAGGGGTTGTCGCCCCGGGCAGGAACGAGCCCGTCCAGGTCATGGAGATCTCCATCCCCGACCCGGGGCCGGGCGAGGCCGTCGTGCAGATCCAGGCCTGCGGGGTCTGTCACACCGATCTCCACTACAAGCAGGGCGGCATCAGCGACGACTTCCCCTTCCTGCTCGGCCATGAGGCCGCGGGCATCGTGGAGTCGACCGGCCCGGGTGTCACCGACGTCGCCCCCGGCGACTTCGTGATCCTCAACTGGCGCGCGGTCTGCGGGCGGTGCCGCGCCTGTCTGCGCGGCCGGCCCTGGTACTGCTTCGACACCCACAACGCCGCCCAGAAGATGTCCCTGGCCAGTGGTCCCCAGGCGGGCAGGGAGCTCTCCCCCGCGCTCGGCATCGGTGCGTTCGCGGAGAAGACCCTGGTCGCTTCCGGCCAGTGCACCAAGGTGGACCCCGAGGTCGCCCCGGCCGTTGCCGGGCTGCTGGGCTGCGGAGTCATGGCCGGCATCGGCGCCGCGATCAACACGGGGAACGTCGGCCGCGGCGACTCCGTGGCCGTCATCGGCTGCGGCGGCGTCGGGGACGCGGCCATCGCCGGCTCCCGGTTGGCCGGAGCCGCCCGCATCATCGCCATCGACATCGACGACCGGAAGCTGGAGACCGCCCGTGCCATGGGCGCCACCCACACCGTCAACTCCCGCACCACCGACCCCGTCGACGCCGTACGCGAACTCACCGGCGGTTTCGGCGCCGATGTCGTCATCGAGGCCGTCGGCACCCCCGAGACCTACCGGCAGGCCTTCTACGCCAGGGACCTGGCCGGCACCGTCGTCCTCGTCGGCGTGCCCACCCCGGAGATGAAACTCGAAATCCCGCTGCTGGACGTGTTCGGGCGTGGCGGCGCGCTCAAGTCCTCCTGGTACGGAGACTGCCTGCCGTCCCGCGACTTCCCCATGCTCATCGATCTGCACCGGCAGGGCCGTATCGACCTGGGTGCCTTCGTCACAGAGACGATCGGCCTGGGCGATGTCGAGAAGGCCTTCGCCCGGATGCACGAGGGCGATGTACTGCGCTCGGTCGTGGTGTTCTGA